In Blastopirellula sp. J2-11, a single genomic region encodes these proteins:
- a CDS encoding DUF1549 and DUF1553 domain-containing protein yields MISRIFFSLLLALAVSLGSTRAENTIPAGKQLVKVDVWPERIELDSPFAYAQVLVTGTLDSGEIVDLTRVVERKDESTQFKITPNGLVSPLADGETQLVLKYADHDVSVPVSVRNLEAEVHADYVRDVNPAMSKMGCNQGTCHGSKDGKNGFKLSLRGYDPLYDHRALVDDVAGRRFNRAAPDQSLMLLKSSGAIPHVGGQLTKPGDRRYEILRNWIAGGVKLNLESPKVTSIEILPKNPVIPLPKMKQQFVILANYADGTTKDVTADAFIESGNIEVAVADAYGVLSLLRRGEAAVLARFDGAYVATTVTVMGDRSGFEWTNPPTESYVDELVYDKLQRVKVLPSGLCTDEEFIRRVYLDLTGLPPTSEDVKAFLADTTATQAKREALVDRLIGSAAFIEFWTNKWADLLQVNEKFLGEPGVHAFRDWIKESIAENKPYDQFVHEILTASGSNIDNPPSSYYKILRDPEGAMENTTQLFLAVRFNCNKCHDHPFERWTQSQYYQLSAFFAQVGRKEDKHFVGQRIGGTAVEGAQPLVEVIYDTGSGEVKHLLTGDVAPPEFPYQNELVEDADSRREKLADWMISPENQYFAKSYVNRLWGYLFGVGIIEPIDDIRAGNPAANPQLLDRLTQEFLESDFDMQAILRRICKSRVYQHSVETNRWNDDDGINYSHALPRRLPAEVLFDSIHQATGSTAKLPGVPTGFRAMQLPDVSARIPFLDDFGRPPRESSCECERSGGVMLGPVMKLVNGPTIADAIADPNSELTKLTRETPDDEKLIEELFLRFFARKPTVEERDLAIRTLHESIGDYEEAQEELAKYDADLMAKMPEWEASSARTPDWTPLTASAMKSTVGAEFKSLEDQSILVSGTLAKDEYELVFPTDLAGVTGIRIEALADSSLPAGGPGRAKNGNFVLSELKVAATNAKDAAQTADVPLTGGEADFSQQGWAVRGAIDNNPASGWAVSPEFNVPHVAIFETADDAGFAEGTNLTVRMNFQYPDGSHLLGKFRVSVTTSPRPLHLKSNLPQEIQDILALAAADRTDEQTKKLTEFYRSRDGRLKEMQDKVAKLAELEKNQRLTGVQDLAWALINSPAFLFNR; encoded by the coding sequence ATGATTTCGCGAATCTTTTTCAGCCTGTTGCTCGCGCTCGCCGTGTCGCTCGGTTCGACACGCGCCGAGAATACGATCCCCGCCGGAAAGCAGTTGGTCAAAGTTGACGTTTGGCCCGAGCGGATCGAACTTGATTCTCCCTTCGCTTACGCCCAAGTGCTGGTCACCGGCACGCTCGACTCGGGCGAGATCGTCGACCTGACTCGCGTCGTCGAGCGCAAAGATGAATCGACGCAGTTCAAAATCACCCCCAATGGCCTCGTTTCTCCCTTGGCCGACGGCGAGACGCAACTTGTCCTGAAGTACGCCGATCACGACGTCAGCGTACCGGTCAGCGTGCGAAACCTGGAAGCGGAAGTGCATGCCGACTATGTCCGCGATGTGAATCCCGCGATGTCGAAAATGGGTTGTAATCAAGGGACGTGCCATGGGTCAAAAGATGGCAAGAATGGCTTCAAGCTGTCGCTGCGCGGCTACGACCCGCTGTACGATCACCGAGCTCTGGTCGACGATGTCGCCGGTCGCCGTTTCAATCGTGCGGCGCCCGACCAAAGCCTGATGCTGCTCAAATCGAGCGGCGCCATTCCGCATGTCGGCGGTCAACTGACCAAGCCCGGCGATCGCCGCTACGAAATTTTGCGCAACTGGATCGCAGGCGGCGTGAAACTGAATCTGGAGTCGCCGAAAGTTACTTCGATCGAGATCTTGCCGAAAAACCCGGTCATTCCGCTGCCGAAGATGAAGCAGCAGTTTGTGATTCTCGCCAACTATGCGGACGGCACGACCAAAGACGTCACCGCCGACGCATTTATCGAAAGCGGCAACATCGAAGTCGCCGTGGCCGACGCCTACGGCGTGTTGTCATTGCTGCGCCGCGGCGAAGCGGCGGTGCTCGCGCGCTTTGACGGCGCCTACGTCGCAACCACGGTCACCGTCATGGGCGATCGCAGCGGCTTTGAGTGGACCAATCCGCCAACCGAGAGCTATGTAGATGAACTGGTGTATGACAAGCTGCAGCGCGTCAAAGTGCTCCCCAGCGGACTTTGCACCGATGAAGAGTTCATCCGCCGCGTCTATCTCGACCTGACCGGGTTGCCGCCGACATCCGAAGACGTGAAAGCCTTTCTGGCCGATACGACCGCGACTCAGGCCAAACGCGAAGCGTTGGTCGATCGCCTGATCGGCAGCGCGGCGTTTATCGAATTTTGGACCAACAAGTGGGCCGACTTACTGCAGGTGAATGAGAAGTTCCTGGGTGAGCCCGGCGTTCATGCGTTCCGCGATTGGATCAAAGAATCGATCGCTGAGAACAAGCCGTACGATCAGTTCGTCCATGAGATTCTGACCGCATCCGGCTCCAACATCGACAATCCGCCGAGCTCTTACTACAAGATTCTCCGTGACCCGGAAGGGGCGATGGAGAATACGACGCAGCTCTTTTTGGCGGTCCGTTTCAACTGCAACAAGTGTCATGACCATCCGTTTGAGCGCTGGACGCAAAGCCAGTACTATCAACTCTCGGCTTTCTTCGCCCAGGTTGGTCGTAAAGAGGACAAGCATTTCGTCGGTCAGCGGATCGGCGGCACGGCGGTCGAAGGGGCTCAGCCGCTGGTCGAAGTGATTTACGACACCGGGTCTGGCGAAGTGAAGCATCTGCTGACCGGCGATGTGGCGCCGCCAGAATTTCCGTATCAGAACGAGCTGGTCGAAGACGCGGACAGCCGTCGCGAAAAGCTCGCCGACTGGATGATCTCGCCCGAGAATCAATACTTCGCCAAGAGCTATGTCAATCGACTCTGGGGCTACCTGTTTGGGGTCGGCATCATTGAACCGATCGACGACATTCGCGCCGGCAATCCGGCCGCCAACCCGCAGTTGCTCGATCGCTTGACGCAAGAGTTTCTCGAGAGCGATTTTGACATGCAGGCAATTCTCCGTCGCATCTGTAAGTCGCGCGTCTATCAGCATTCGGTCGAAACCAACCGCTGGAACGATGACGACGGCATCAACTATTCGCATGCCCTGCCCCGCCGCTTGCCGGCTGAAGTACTGTTCGATTCGATCCACCAGGCGACCGGCAGCACAGCCAAGTTGCCCGGCGTACCGACCGGATTTCGCGCGATGCAATTGCCTGACGTCTCGGCGCGCATTCCGTTTCTCGACGATTTTGGTCGCCCGCCGCGGGAAAGCTCGTGCGAATGCGAACGCTCGGGCGGCGTGATGCTGGGCCCGGTGATGAAACTGGTGAACGGCCCGACCATCGCCGATGCGATCGCCGATCCCAACAGCGAACTGACCAAGCTGACGCGCGAAACGCCGGATGATGAGAAGCTGATCGAAGAACTCTTCCTGCGATTCTTTGCCCGCAAGCCGACGGTGGAAGAGCGCGATCTGGCGATTCGCACGTTGCACGAATCGATCGGCGACTATGAAGAAGCGCAAGAAGAGCTAGCCAAGTACGACGCCGACCTGATGGCCAAAATGCCGGAGTGGGAAGCAAGTTCCGCCCGCACGCCAGATTGGACGCCGCTGACCGCCTCCGCGATGAAGTCGACCGTTGGCGCCGAGTTCAAGTCGCTAGAGGATCAGTCGATCCTTGTCTCCGGCACGCTGGCGAAAGACGAATACGAACTGGTCTTTCCGACCGACCTGGCCGGCGTCACCGGCATCCGGATCGAAGCGCTGGCCGATTCTAGTCTGCCTGCTGGTGGTCCGGGTCGTGCGAAAAATGGCAACTTTGTCCTGAGCGAACTGAAAGTCGCTGCGACCAACGCCAAAGATGCGGCTCAAACTGCCGATGTGCCGCTTACCGGCGGCGAAGCCGATTTTTCGCAGCAAGGTTGGGCCGTGCGGGGAGCGATCGACAACAACCCGGCCAGCGGTTGGGCGGTGAGTCCTGAGTTCAACGTGCCGCACGTCGCGATCTTTGAAACGGCCGATGATGCGGGATTCGCCGAGGGAACCAATCTGACGGTGCGGATGAACTTCCAATATCCCGACGGCAGTCATCTGCTGGGCAAGTTCCGCGTTTCGGTCACAACTAGCCCGCGGCCGCTGCACTTAAAGAGCAACTTGCCGCAGGAGATCCAAGATATCTTGGCGCTGGCCGCGGCCGATCGGACCGATGAACAGACGAAAAAGCTGACCGAGTTCTATCGATCACGCGATGGTCGCCTGAAAGAAATGCAAGATAAGGTTGCGAAACTCGCCGAACTGGAGAAGAATCAACGCTTGACCGGCGTGCAAGACTTGGCTTGGGCGTTGATCAACAGTCCTGCCTTTTTGTTCAACCGTTAG
- a CDS encoding PQQ-binding-like beta-propeller repeat protein — protein sequence MRINWLLLGACLAIVSSALADDWPQWRGENRDGVWREDRILRKFPAEGPEVQWRAPIGSGYSGPTVASGKVYVTDRLVEPKQIERVHCFDERSGEKLWSHEYDCPYVGVGYQAGPRASVTIDNGSAFALGTMGNLFCFDAASGAILWQRDLNAELKIRMPDWGIAAAPLVYRDRLILQIGGADGACIVALNTKTGKEEWRALDDRAGYSAPILIKQAGEDVVVCWTGDSVAGIDPKNGKVFWRFAWPPRNMPIGISTPVVQGDRLFLTDFYDGALMLRLHQNEPTVEKLWLRVGRSERDTDALQSIISTPVFLPGVIYGCDSHGELRCLDPQTGDRIWTDLTATPPNRWSNIHFVQNGPLFWLFNEKGELIIAKLSKQGFHEIDRAKIIEPTTAQLSRRGGVTWAHPAFAGRHVFVRNDQEIICVSLKR from the coding sequence ATGCGTATCAATTGGTTGCTCTTGGGTGCGTGTCTGGCGATCGTCTCTTCGGCGTTGGCCGATGATTGGCCGCAGTGGCGCGGCGAAAATCGGGACGGCGTCTGGCGCGAAGATCGCATCCTGCGCAAGTTCCCAGCTGAGGGTCCCGAAGTCCAATGGCGAGCGCCCATCGGCTCTGGCTACAGCGGACCTACCGTCGCTAGCGGCAAAGTCTATGTCACCGACCGCCTGGTCGAACCAAAGCAAATCGAACGCGTTCATTGCTTCGACGAACGATCGGGCGAGAAACTCTGGTCGCATGAGTACGACTGCCCTTATGTGGGCGTCGGTTATCAAGCAGGCCCTCGGGCCAGCGTGACGATCGACAACGGCAGCGCCTTCGCGCTCGGCACGATGGGCAATCTGTTTTGCTTTGACGCAGCGAGCGGCGCGATTCTCTGGCAGCGCGATCTGAACGCCGAGTTAAAGATTCGCATGCCCGACTGGGGCATCGCCGCGGCGCCGCTGGTTTACCGCGATCGCTTGATCTTGCAGATCGGCGGAGCGGACGGCGCCTGCATTGTCGCTTTGAATACGAAAACCGGCAAAGAAGAATGGCGCGCGCTGGACGATCGCGCCGGCTATTCGGCGCCGATCTTGATCAAGCAGGCCGGTGAAGATGTCGTGGTTTGCTGGACCGGCGATAGCGTCGCCGGCATCGATCCCAAAAATGGGAAAGTCTTCTGGCGATTCGCTTGGCCGCCGAGAAACATGCCGATCGGCATTTCGACGCCGGTCGTGCAAGGAGATCGCCTGTTTCTGACCGACTTCTATGATGGCGCGCTGATGTTGCGACTCCATCAAAACGAACCGACCGTCGAAAAATTATGGCTGCGCGTCGGTCGCAGCGAGCGCGATACCGACGCGCTGCAATCGATCATCAGCACGCCGGTCTTTTTGCCAGGCGTCATCTATGGATGCGATAGCCATGGCGAGCTACGTTGTCTCGATCCACAGACCGGCGATCGTATCTGGACCGATCTAACGGCGACTCCCCCCAACCGCTGGAGCAACATTCACTTTGTGCAAAATGGACCGCTCTTTTGGCTCTTCAATGAAAAGGGAGAGTTGATCATCGCGAAGCTGTCGAAACAGGGATTCCACGAAATCGACCGCGCGAAAATCATCGAGCCGACCACCGCCCAACTTTCACGTCGCGGCGGGGTGACCTGGGCGCATCCGGCGTTCGCCGGCCGGCACGTTTTTGTCCGAAATGACCAGGAAATCATTTGCGTGAGTCTCAAACGTTGA
- a CDS encoding c-type cytochrome domain-containing protein: MPSKLFVFSLVLLFAPSLMAEEERTVSYYRDVRPILQANCQGCHQPAKQGGEYVMTDFEKLIAGGESGGAAIVAGKPDESYLIELITPAEGKAEMPKGKKPLTEADRQTLTLWISQGAKDDTPASTRPTIDHDHPPIYSLPPVLTSIEYSPDGGLLAVSGYHEVLLQKVDGSGVAKRLVGMSERIESARFSPDGKRLVVAGGSPGRLGELQMWDVESGELTYSIPVSYDTIYGANWSPDGKQVSVGCGDNTVRVFNAETGDQVLFNGAHEDWALDTTFSVDGSHLVSVSRDMTMKLYEVKTERFIDNITSITPGALKGGIAAVMRHPTEDQLLIGGADGIPKIYKMFREKDRKIGDDFNLIRAFPALPGRVFDVAFSPDASLVAACSSNDQTGEIHLFNTADGKLLRQMAEQQGAVYSIAFSPDGEQLASVGFDGVVRINQVKDGTLVRQFSAVPLAAQTAAAN, from the coding sequence ATGCCATCGAAGCTGTTCGTATTCTCTTTGGTTCTCCTCTTCGCTCCCTCGCTGATGGCGGAAGAAGAGCGAACGGTTAGTTACTACCGCGACGTTCGTCCGATCTTGCAGGCCAACTGCCAAGGCTGTCATCAGCCGGCCAAGCAAGGAGGCGAATACGTCATGACCGATTTTGAGAAGCTGATCGCAGGCGGAGAAAGCGGCGGCGCTGCAATCGTCGCTGGCAAACCGGACGAAAGCTATTTGATCGAGCTGATCACGCCGGCCGAAGGCAAAGCCGAAATGCCGAAAGGAAAAAAGCCGCTTACCGAAGCCGATCGTCAAACGTTGACGCTTTGGATCTCGCAAGGCGCGAAAGACGATACGCCGGCTTCGACGCGCCCGACGATTGATCATGATCATCCCCCGATCTATTCGTTGCCGCCGGTGCTGACCTCGATTGAATACTCGCCCGACGGCGGCCTGCTGGCCGTTTCCGGCTATCACGAAGTGCTGCTGCAAAAAGTGGACGGCAGCGGCGTCGCCAAACGTCTGGTCGGCATGTCCGAGCGGATCGAATCCGCACGGTTCTCCCCCGATGGCAAACGCCTGGTCGTCGCAGGCGGATCGCCGGGTCGCTTGGGCGAACTGCAAATGTGGGACGTCGAGAGCGGCGAGCTGACCTATTCGATACCGGTTTCGTACGACACGATCTACGGCGCTAACTGGTCGCCTGACGGTAAACAAGTTTCTGTCGGTTGCGGTGACAACACGGTCCGCGTTTTCAACGCCGAGACCGGCGATCAGGTGTTGTTCAACGGCGCTCACGAAGATTGGGCGCTCGATACGACTTTCTCGGTCGACGGTTCGCATCTGGTTTCGGTCAGTCGCGACATGACGATGAAGCTGTACGAAGTCAAAACCGAACGCTTCATCGACAACATCACCAGCATCACGCCGGGCGCACTCAAAGGGGGCATCGCCGCGGTGATGCGTCATCCGACCGAAGATCAACTGCTGATCGGCGGCGCCGACGGCATCCCCAAGATCTATAAGATGTTTCGCGAGAAAGATCGGAAGATCGGCGACGACTTCAATTTGATTCGCGCCTTTCCGGCGCTGCCGGGCCGCGTGTTCGATGTCGCGTTTTCTCCTGACGCATCGCTGGTCGCCGCTTGCAGCAGCAACGACCAAACCGGAGAGATTCATCTGTTTAACACGGCCGACGGCAAACTGCTTCGCCAGATGGCCGAGCAGCAAGGCGCGGTCTATTCGATCGCTTTCAGTCCCGATGGCGAACAATTAGCTTCGGTCGGCTTTGACGGCGTCGTTCGTATTAACCAGGTCAAAGACGGTACGCTGGTGCGTCAGTTTTCGGCCGTTCCGCTGGCCGCTCAAACAGCCGCGGCAAATTAA